The sequence ATAATCTCCATGTACCCGGTTTTTTTACTAACCCCAGGATACTGTAAGCATTAGCGACAAGTGAAATAGAATTATACACTCCCAACCCACTACTTGAGCTGAACCCCATAAATTCTGCAATAGACATTGTAGCATTAGCTGCAAAACCTTCAGATATCGAATCATGGAGTACATGGTGGCTAAACTCTTTACTTAACCCATTCAACCCATCCGTAACGAGCACTGCTCCTGCCAACACACCCAATGGATTAGCACTGGCCAGAAGTGTTACTCCCAAGGCTATCTCAGCGCCGGAAAGCACTACATTTACGGCAGAAATCACATATCCGACAATTTTATTATTTTTCCGAACGAAGTCCACTTTGGCATAAAGCTTCGCCGCTTTTGTGCGTAACATTCGGCCCTGTTCTTCAAGATTGTCTGTTTCTGCTCTGAGAATTTTGATACACGCCATGCACTCTTCATCAGATTCTGCTTGCAGGGCGGCGGCGAACTGCCTTTCAATTACCTCTTTTATTTCTTGCACAAATTTCATGCGAGTCAGGCCATCCTGGAGGTGGAAAGCAGACAGCATATTAGCTGTGTTAAGTAGCTTCCTCGCCTCGAGATTAACCATTTTTTCGGCCCATGATTTATTTCTTCCTCCAGAGCGCATCATATCAAGTAATACGGCATCCATTTATTTTCTCCCTATATATTCAATCGCCGATAATAATCCTTCACTTTCATCTGTAAACATCGATTCAGGCTTAATGAGCCATTTTGATTCAAAATAGCAGGGGTTCTCCCGCTTAACAGCAGGCCAGACTTTGCCTGATGCAAATTCTTCCAGCGTGTAAATTTTGGTGAACGAAACAGTCGTTACAAAAAACCCGCCTGAAAAAGGCGGGCCGGTCGATTTTATGCAGTCTGTTTCTCAGCGCGGGAAGTGTTTACAACCTGGCCAATACCTGCACCATCAAGAGGCTGGTCTGGCTGTGCAAAAAAATCGATATTAAAAAAAGTGTCATCCGTCAGCAGTCTAATATGATGCCAGTATTCTGGTGGGCTGATACCAAAATGACCTGCCTGAATGATGATTTCGATCTCAGGTTCAGCCTCATCGGCGCTGGCAAAACCATAATATTTTACTGCACCCTGCATCACACAGAGCCTGGCATAAACACCTTTTTTAGTGTTGTGATGAGTGAGCAAAGCCTTTGGTACCGTATTTTTATCCCAGAATGGGGTGGAACGGGTGTGTATATAATTCTTTGGTATCTGCCGGGACATAATAATCCCCCTCCTGTTCAGAAAATAAAACCGCCTTATTGGTCACTGGTAGTGTTGTTGTGTCAGAGACTGCATCCCACTACTACGCCGGTATACTCCACGGCAGCAAGTTATGAGGCGTTATTTATGCCATGCCTTATAACCATATGATTTAACGCTAATACTTAATAATTATTGTTAAAATGACATCGCAGTGTGGGAGTGACACTCCTGACCATCTCCGTTAACGAACTGGCCAGCCTGCTTATGGGAGTCCTGGTAAATTTCATCATGTCTGCCAACGGCAACAACGATGACCGTAGCTCTTGTCTTTTGAAGAACCAATCAATTATTGGTTGAGTGAGCATCCCGCCACTCTTTCACCATTTCCTCCGTGACTTCTTTTTTGTAGCAGATCGGTGAATACCCGCCCGCTTTACTCCATGCACTGCGACGACCGCAGGAACTGCCATTCCTGGCAACGTTAAAGGGGCATGCACAGGTTCCGGGATATGCCGCTATTGATTCATCAATAATGGCCTGTTTTACCTGTGCATCGGACGCCGTTCCTTTTGCTGTGGCTATATTGCTAAAAGAGAGAGGCATGAGTAAAGCTGATAGCAGGCATAGCTGTGCTGTCTTAAACATAAAAACCGACTCCTTAGGAATAATCCTAAGAAGATTACATTTCTGTATAAAAAATCAACTGGTATAAATTTTATAATAATGTCATGGGTAAAGTTCGCCCGCCGGCTCCACCTCTCCTTTGATAACCCTATCCCTGTCACATTTGTTCTATTGTTTAGACACTTCCGTCAGGTAATTAATAAAGTTTGGCTGACCGCCGCCGATACCGATCCTAGTCTGGCCCCGCTTCACGGCCATTAAACATGGAATGCGAAACTGAATATGAGCGGGACTTTTTGTAGCGACGATGCCAAACGCCTGGCCGCCCTTGAGATGCTGAAATCCGGGGATGCAGCCCGCGATGAAATTCTGAAAAAGTTTACTCAGTTGGCCAGCGAGCTGCTCGGAATACCCGGCAGCTTCGTCTCTGTAGTGGATGATGAAAATCAGTACATTAAGGCCGCCTGCAATTTTGACCTGAAAAGAACCTCATTTCAGCATGCTTTCTGCCGCCATACGCTGGAGCTGGATGATGTGTTGGTGTGTAACGACACGCATCTCGATCCGCGCTTCAGCCAGCATCCACTGACTCTGGGTGAACCATTTATACGCTTTTATGCAGGCGCGCCGTTGCGTAATCGCGATGGAATTCTTATTGGTACGCTGTGCGTAACCGACGTCACACCCCATGATTTTTCTCATGATAAAGCCGCCCTGCTTGAGCTGTTAGCCGGCCTGGTAATCGGTTATCTCGATGCCTGGTATATCACCGGCTATCAGGATGTTGTGACACGGCTACCGAATCGCCAGCGCCTGTTAAAAGACATTGAGCTGCTGCAGCAGGCCGGAAATCAGGAGCCGCATAACCTGACGCTGATCGACTGTATTGATATGCCTCGTGCCTATGAAATTGCACGCTCGGTAGGGATGAATGCGGTAGAAAATCTGCTGAGGGAGCTGGCCTCGATTTTACGCACGCGACTGCGGCTGGAGGCGGATGATGTACTGTATACCGTGGCGCTCGGACGTTTCGCACTGCTGAGTGGCACGCATGACAATGCCAGCGCCCGTGAACTCAGCAAGCGCCTGGGCGGAATACGCGCGCAGATTTTCGACAATATTTCGATTGATGCCAGACCGCACCTCGGCGAAGTGAACTTTGTTCCGGCAGAATCACAGGTATCTGAAGTTTTACGCCGTGCAGTCAGCGCCCTGCATGAAGCGATAACGCTGAAGCAGAACTATATGGCCTACAATGCCGAAAGTGATGGCCGTAAAAGTCAGAATTTTCGCCTGCTTCACGATCTGGCAGCTGCGATACGCGGAACGCCGGGGCTGTATCTGGTTTATCAACCGCAAATTTCCCTGCTGCACGGTAAACCCGTCGGGCTGGAAGCATTACTACGTTGGGATCATCCACTTTTCGGCAATATTCCCCCGGATGAATTTATACCGCTGGTAGCACAGACCAGCCTGATGGAGGAGCTGACAGACTGGGTAATTGACCACACCCTGGCACAGCTGCGGCAGTGGCGTAGTAAAGGTCTGAACCTGCCCGCTTCGGTTAATCTGTGCGTCAGTGATTTTTCCCGAGCCGATTTTGCCGATAAACTCGAAGCAAAAATGCTTCAGGCCGGGCTGAATACCGACGATCTCTCCATTGAATGTCTGGAAACCGAGCAGGTGCTGGAAAATCCTGATGCACGGTGCGGGCTGGATAAACTGAAGCTGCGCGGTTTTCGTATTGCGCTGGATGATTTCGGCTCAGGCTACAGCAATATCAATACGCTGTGCCGTATTCCGGTAGATGTGATTAAGCTGGATCGATCACTTATCCAGCAGCTTTCCCACGACCCGGCCAGTGAAGTCATTGCCCGGCATGTGATCACCATGCTGAAGGAGCTGCATTATGTGGTGCTGGCGGAAGGAGTGGAAGATTTGCAAACCCTGGCTTCATTGCAGCGTTTAGGCTGCGACGAAATCCAGGGTTTCTATTATTCACGTCCTCTGGCACCCGAGGTGCTGGAACACTGGCTCAGTCGCCACTTTCCAACGAACTGAGACAATCAGGACTCAATCCACACCGTCTGTGCGTTGGTAAACTCACGCAGGCCAAAGTGTGACAGCTCGCGGCCAAAACCACTTTTTTTCACGCCGCCGATCGGCACGCGAGGATCGGAGAAACTCGGTGAGTTGATAAATACACCGCCGGTTTCAATCTGCGATGCCAGTTTTTGCGCCGTGACCACATCACGACTCCACAGGCTGCCCCCCAGACCGAACTCAGAGTCATTGGCCATCGCGATGGCATGAGCTGCATCATCCGCCACAATCAGCGATGCTACCGGGCCAAACAGTTCCTGTGTAAAACTGGTCATACCCGGTTTAACATCACTGAGCACCGTCGGCGCGTACCAGTTTCCTTCTCCCGGCAGAGGATGACCTCCGAGCAGCAGCGTTGCCCCCTCTTTCAGGGTCGCCTGCACCTGGGCATCCAGCTCGTCACGCAGATCGTAGCGTGCCATCGGACCGATCCAGGTACCGGAATCACGCGGATCGCCAATTTTCATTGCTTTAACAGCGCTGACAAACTTTTCACTGAACTGCTCAAACACGGCAGCATCAACAATAATACGCTTTGCCGAGATGCAGAGCTGGCCATTATTCATAAAACGCCCGGCGATAGCACCCTTCACTGCCGCATCGATATCCGCATCGGCCAGCACAATAAAGGCATCTGAACCTCCCAGCTCCAGCACACATTTTTTGATGGCCGCTCCGGCAAGTGCTGCAATGGCCGCCCCGGCACGAACGCTGCCAGTGACAGTAACGGCAGCGATACGGCGATCGTTAATTGCCTGAGCTACGCCGTCATTATCAGCATTCACCACCGCAAACAGCCCCTGTGGTACGCCAGCTGCGGTCAGGATATCCTGTAACAACAGCGCACAGCCAATCACGTTTGGAGCCGGTTTTAACAGATAGCTGTTACCCGCCAGTATGATCGGTACTGCACCGCGCAGCACCTGCCATACCGGGAAGTTCCACGGCATTACCGACAGCACCGGGCCCAGTGGCAGATAGTCAACAAAGGCTTTGTCGCCCTCTACCAGCGTTGGTTCACGCTGCAGGAATGCCGGGCCGTGTTCTGCATACCACTCGCACAGCTTTGCACTTTTTTCCACTTCAGCAAGCCCCTGATCAACAGGCTTGCCCATTTCGCTTGTCATCATCTCAGCCAGTGCCTGTGCGTGCTGGCGCAGGCCTTCGGCGATGTTCTGTAGCAGTTTTACCCGTTCATCCATCGCGCTGTGACGCCAGCTCTGGAATGCAGCATCGGTCAGCGCCAGCGATGTAAGGACATCAGTACTGCTGGCAAAAGGATAGCGGGCAACGATTTCGCCCGTGGCCGGATTACGTGAAATGGCTTGTGCAGAAGAGAGGTTCGTCATTATGTTCGCCT is a genomic window of Erwinia sorbitola containing:
- a CDS encoding DUF1971 domain-containing protein, giving the protein MSRQIPKNYIHTRSTPFWDKNTVPKALLTHHNTKKGVYARLCVMQGAVKYYGFASADEAEPEIEIIIQAGHFGISPPEYWHHIRLLTDDTFFNIDFFAQPDQPLDGAGIGQVVNTSRAEKQTA
- a CDS encoding DUF4225 domain-containing protein, whose translation is MDAVLLDMMRSGGRNKSWAEKMVNLEARKLLNTANMLSAFHLQDGLTRMKFVQEIKEVIERQFAAALQAESDEECMACIKILRAETDNLEEQGRMLRTKAAKLYAKVDFVRKNNKIVGYVISAVNVVLSGAEIALGVTLLASANPLGVLAGAVLVTDGLNGLSKEFSHHVLHDSISEGFAANATMSIAEFMGFSSSSGLGVYNSISLVANAYSILGLVKKPGTWRLFRYIPINYYRKVSVLSRPKLTMKIVGYGVKAKVIFDLMTFTDRPQS
- a CDS encoding sensor domain-containing diguanylate cyclase; the encoded protein is MSGTFCSDDAKRLAALEMLKSGDAARDEILKKFTQLASELLGIPGSFVSVVDDENQYIKAACNFDLKRTSFQHAFCRHTLELDDVLVCNDTHLDPRFSQHPLTLGEPFIRFYAGAPLRNRDGILIGTLCVTDVTPHDFSHDKAALLELLAGLVIGYLDAWYITGYQDVVTRLPNRQRLLKDIELLQQAGNQEPHNLTLIDCIDMPRAYEIARSVGMNAVENLLRELASILRTRLRLEADDVLYTVALGRFALLSGTHDNASARELSKRLGGIRAQIFDNISIDARPHLGEVNFVPAESQVSEVLRRAVSALHEAITLKQNYMAYNAESDGRKSQNFRLLHDLAAAIRGTPGLYLVYQPQISLLHGKPVGLEALLRWDHPLFGNIPPDEFIPLVAQTSLMEELTDWVIDHTLAQLRQWRSKGLNLPASVNLCVSDFSRADFADKLEAKMLQAGLNTDDLSIECLETEQVLENPDARCGLDKLKLRGFRIALDDFGSGYSNINTLCRIPVDVIKLDRSLIQQLSHDPASEVIARHVITMLKELHYVVLAEGVEDLQTLASLQRLGCDEIQGFYYSRPLAPEVLEHWLSRHFPTN
- a CDS encoding aldehyde dehydrogenase family protein, translated to MTNLSSAQAISRNPATGEIVARYPFASSTDVLTSLALTDAAFQSWRHSAMDERVKLLQNIAEGLRQHAQALAEMMTSEMGKPVDQGLAEVEKSAKLCEWYAEHGPAFLQREPTLVEGDKAFVDYLPLGPVLSVMPWNFPVWQVLRGAVPIILAGNSYLLKPAPNVIGCALLLQDILTAAGVPQGLFAVVNADNDGVAQAINDRRIAAVTVTGSVRAGAAIAALAGAAIKKCVLELGGSDAFIVLADADIDAAVKGAIAGRFMNNGQLCISAKRIIVDAAVFEQFSEKFVSAVKAMKIGDPRDSGTWIGPMARYDLRDELDAQVQATLKEGATLLLGGHPLPGEGNWYAPTVLSDVKPGMTSFTQELFGPVASLIVADDAAHAIAMANDSEFGLGGSLWSRDVVTAQKLASQIETGGVFINSPSFSDPRVPIGGVKKSGFGRELSHFGLREFTNAQTVWIES